In Clostridium swellfunianum, a genomic segment contains:
- a CDS encoding DUF4097 family beta strand repeat-containing protein, with translation MKQRIINEELRKIALTIVMIVMMVVVSACAITPRGWSNHKYNINQEDKFSAEAFKSITVSTVGADIKVIVTNEKELRFHYYGDVTIASTRNSLGPYIDIDETGSSLVLAEKLRSGLNSISYKGRAKLDIYMPKKYEGQSKLNSASGDVYINNFGGYGDINTASGDINIENCRGDFDVNTASGNVTYRKDAALKSDLAINLVSGDIDISISKDSEFNFKLRTVSGKIKCDFPVTLEGRGAEGTVGGGKNDISLNTVSGNITIKNN, from the coding sequence ATGAAACAACGAATCATTAACGAAGAGTTAAGGAAAATAGCTTTGACAATAGTTATGATTGTAATGATGGTAGTGGTTTCAGCCTGTGCTATAACACCTAGGGGATGGTCTAACCATAAGTACAATATAAATCAGGAAGATAAATTTAGTGCAGAAGCATTTAAGAGCATAACTGTGAGTACTGTTGGCGCGGATATTAAAGTGATAGTTACAAATGAAAAGGAGTTAAGATTTCATTACTATGGAGATGTAACAATTGCATCAACTAGGAATAGTCTTGGACCGTATATTGATATAGATGAGACTGGTTCATCACTTGTATTAGCAGAGAAGCTAAGAAGTGGGCTTAATAGTATATCTTATAAGGGAAGGGCAAAGCTGGATATATACATGCCTAAAAAGTATGAGGGGCAGTCGAAATTAAATTCAGCTTCCGGTGATGTCTATATTAATAATTTCGGAGGATACGGTGATATAAACACTGCTTCAGGAGATATAAATATAGAGAATTGCAGAGGAGATTTTGATGTAAATACGGCTTCTGGGAATGTTACTTATAGGAAAGATGCTGCCTTAAAAAGTGACCTTGCTATAAATTTAGTATCTGGAGATATTGATATAAGTATTTCTAAAGATTCAGAGTTTAATTTTAAACTAAGAACAGTATCAGGAAAAATAAAGTGTGATTTTCCTGTAACGTTAGAAGGAAGAGGAGCGGAAGGAACTGTAGGCGGTGGAAAGAATGATATTTCCCTTAATACTGTATCAGGGAACATAACTATAAAGAATAATTAA
- a CDS encoding amino acid ABC transporter substrate-binding protein: MNKIFKAIVALGIISVTAFGAAGCSSKTKDVMAKDKLVLGFDDTFVPMGFKDDKGDVVGFDIDLAKEVSKKIGKEITFQPIDWSMKESELNSGKIDFIWNGYSITKEREEKVSFTKPYLDNRQVIITIAESNIDSKTDLKGKKVGAQNQSSAVDAINKEADVLKSFKDGKVYTFETNNDALMDLEAKRIDAVVADEILARYYINAKGKEKYKVLKDDFGSEAYGVGVRKSDTALLNKINQAFSDMKKDGTAKKISEKWFGEDIVK, encoded by the coding sequence ATGAATAAAATATTTAAAGCAATAGTAGCATTAGGAATCATATCAGTGACAGCTTTTGGTGCAGCAGGCTGCAGTAGCAAGACAAAGGACGTAATGGCAAAGGATAAGCTTGTGCTTGGGTTTGATGATACTTTCGTTCCAATGGGCTTTAAAGATGATAAGGGAGATGTTGTTGGCTTTGATATTGATCTTGCAAAAGAAGTTTCAAAGAAAATAGGTAAAGAAATAACTTTCCAACCCATAGATTGGTCAATGAAAGAGTCGGAGCTTAATTCGGGCAAGATAGATTTTATTTGGAACGGCTACTCTATAACAAAGGAAAGAGAAGAAAAGGTAAGCTTTACTAAGCCTTATTTAGATAATAGACAAGTTATAATAACCATAGCAGAATCAAATATAGACAGCAAGACTGATTTAAAAGGTAAAAAGGTTGGAGCTCAAAACCAATCAAGTGCAGTAGATGCAATAAATAAAGAAGCTGATGTTTTAAAAAGCTTTAAGGATGGAAAGGTATATACCTTTGAAACAAATAACGATGCCTTAATGGATTTAGAAGCAAAAAGAATTGATGCAGTTGTAGCTGATGAAATACTCGCAAGATATTATATAAATGCAAAAGGTAAAGAAAAATACAAAGTGCTAAAAGATGACTTTGGAAGCGAAGCCTATGGAGTTGGAGTAAGAAAATCAGATACAGCTTTACTTAATAAAATTAATCAAGCTTTTAGCGATATGAAAAAGGATGGTACAGCAAAGAAAATCTCTGAAAAATGGTTTGGAGAAGATATAGTTAAATAA
- a CDS encoding amino acid ABC transporter permease: MNGITNLLPQVLEGLKVTLQVFALTLILSIPLGVIISLGRLSKNKIISKATGFYVLVMRGTPLLLQIVFIFFGLPVIGITFDRFPAAIAAFVLNYGAYFAEIFRAGIASIDEGQYEAGKVLGFPQKYIFFRIVLPQSIKRILPAVANEVITLVKDTALVYVVGLDELLKVGKIASNKEASLVPLFLVGIIYLLLIGLFTQMFKRLEKRYSYYQ, from the coding sequence ATGAACGGCATAACTAACTTATTGCCTCAGGTGCTTGAAGGACTTAAGGTAACCCTACAGGTATTTGCGCTAACTTTAATACTCTCAATACCGCTTGGAGTAATAATATCACTAGGAAGGCTTTCTAAAAACAAAATAATTAGCAAGGCAACAGGTTTTTACGTGCTTGTTATGAGAGGAACTCCTCTTTTGCTTCAAATTGTATTTATATTCTTTGGACTTCCTGTTATAGGTATAACCTTTGACAGGTTTCCGGCAGCAATAGCAGCCTTCGTGCTTAACTATGGCGCTTACTTTGCAGAAATTTTTAGAGCCGGAATAGCGTCTATTGATGAAGGTCAATATGAAGCAGGAAAGGTTCTTGGCTTCCCGCAAAAATATATATTTTTTAGAATAGTACTTCCTCAGTCTATTAAAAGAATACTGCCTGCAGTCGCTAATGAAGTTATTACTCTTGTTAAAGATACAGCTTTGGTTTATGTAGTAGGACTAGATGAGCTTTTGAAGGTTGGGAAGATAGCTTCAAATAAAGAAGCTTCCTTAGTACCATTATTCTTGGTAGGAATTATTTATTTGCTCTTAATAGGATTATTTACACAGATGTTTAAGAGACTAGAAAAAAGATATAGTTATTATCAGTAG
- a CDS encoding amino acid ABC transporter ATP-binding protein — translation MLKVEGLEKSFDKNKVLKGVDLELKEGEITVIVGPSGGGKTTLLRCVGGLTTPDKGSVEINGAFLFKDGKLAKKSNEAQIRKEVGLVFQNFNLFPHMNALENIAEAPRVVLGMAGDKAKDRAVEILSYLGLDDKQLNYPCELSGGQKQRVGIGRALAMEPKLICFDEPTSALDPSMTGEVANLIKKVSLEKNMTVLIITHDMNFATMVADRILSMDNGVLKQEHMYALD, via the coding sequence ATGCTTAAAGTAGAAGGTTTAGAAAAAAGCTTTGATAAAAACAAAGTATTAAAGGGAGTTGACCTTGAGCTTAAGGAGGGAGAAATCACTGTTATAGTTGGACCTTCAGGCGGTGGTAAAACAACTCTTCTTAGATGTGTAGGTGGATTAACCACTCCTGATAAGGGTTCAGTAGAAATAAATGGAGCATTCTTGTTTAAGGATGGAAAGCTGGCTAAAAAGAGCAACGAAGCACAAATAAGGAAGGAGGTTGGTCTTGTATTTCAAAACTTTAATCTGTTTCCTCACATGAATGCTTTAGAAAATATAGCTGAGGCTCCAAGAGTTGTGTTAGGTATGGCAGGAGACAAAGCAAAGGATAGAGCAGTAGAAATTTTAAGCTATTTAGGTCTTGATGATAAGCAGCTTAATTATCCATGTGAGCTTTCAGGAGGACAAAAACAGAGAGTAGGTATTGGAAGGGCTCTTGCTATGGAGCCAAAGCTTATATGCTTTGACGAGCCAACCTCTGCCCTAGACCCAAGCATGACGGGAGAGGTTGCAAACCTAATTAAAAAGGTTAGCCTGGAAAAGAATATGACAGTTTTAATCATAACTCATGATATGAATTTTGCAACAATGGTTGCAGATAGAATTTTATCTATGGATAATGGAGTATTAAAGCAGGAGCATATGTATGCTTTAGATTGA
- a CDS encoding alpha-mannosidase: MPYFTSSYKQSISVFKARVEEKIYNKIALLSIDAWVTEEPIHFKERTKGKYISLNLEDSWGKLWDCAWFKFTGVVPKSAAHKKIVLLIDLSGEACIFDEDGCPIQGLTNVSSEFDLTLGKPGKRVIHFLNEAHGGEKIDIWADAGCNDLFGYYRDSGKIKEAHIAILNEEMHQLYYDIEVLQELMEQLSEDSPRYQRILSALFSAFKVMINYDEEEAKKAREILSVELNRNCGDEALKISAIGHAHIDLAWLWPIRETIRKGARTFSTVLSNMERYPEYVFGASQPQLYAWIKERYPKLYDKIKMRIEEGRWEAQGGMWVEPDTNVSGGEALVRQVLYGKKFFKEEFNKEMKILWLPDVFGYSAALPQILKKSDIDYFMTIKLSWNEYNQFPHHTFMWEGIDGSRILAHMPPEGTYNSSAAPRAIKEAERNFKDKGVSEDCLMLFGIGDGGGGPGEEHLERLKREKNLNGLVPLKQEPSLEFFKRIEKNISNYKVWWGELYLEKHQGTYTTQAKNKKFNRRMEFALRELEYASVLAQIEGVRLYPQLEIEGIWKEILLYQFHDILPGSSIKRVYDESIERYEYLLKLTEELTKDTYRALLESSCRIDEAASDALLTNKTSKEAKAFAVINSLSWDREEWININGNWIKAKVPAMSEISVMCSKCNTDSFGVSSENNFIENNLLKVRFNEDGSLESVFDKEFSREVLDTNFKANVLTVYEEPYGNAWDFSPACYDIPQESFKLQYSESMTDGPKAIVKQIYKYNLSTVEQQIILTEGSRRIDFCTKVDWHESNKMLRTSFPINVYTNEVSCDIQFGTIKRSNHDNTSWDMAKYEICAHKYVDLSQRDYGAALLNDCKYGHRVKENIMDLNLLRSTNMPGIEADKGAHEFTYSLYPHNGDCIKGQVNRKAYELNLPLKTIEFSCDSYITGRKEAFIRVDSENIIVESIKKAEYSDDIIVRLYECSGSSEKAKLKFGYRIENVQLVNLMEKAIENDVFNRVSNELSFKPFEILTLKVSCPQK, translated from the coding sequence ATGCCGTATTTTACTAGCTCATACAAACAAAGCATTAGTGTGTTCAAGGCAAGGGTAGAAGAAAAAATATATAACAAAATTGCCTTGCTGAGTATTGATGCATGGGTTACAGAAGAACCAATTCATTTTAAAGAAAGAACAAAAGGTAAGTATATTTCGCTAAATTTAGAAGATAGCTGGGGAAAACTTTGGGATTGTGCATGGTTTAAATTTACTGGAGTTGTACCAAAATCTGCAGCTCATAAAAAAATTGTATTATTGATAGACTTAAGTGGGGAGGCATGCATATTTGATGAAGATGGTTGTCCCATACAGGGGCTAACTAATGTTAGCTCTGAATTTGATTTAACTCTTGGAAAACCTGGTAAGAGAGTGATTCATTTTTTAAATGAAGCCCATGGGGGTGAGAAAATTGATATATGGGCAGATGCTGGGTGTAATGATCTTTTTGGATATTATAGAGATAGCGGAAAAATAAAAGAAGCCCATATTGCAATTTTGAATGAAGAAATGCATCAGCTGTACTACGATATAGAAGTGCTTCAAGAACTGATGGAGCAACTTTCAGAGGATTCCCCAAGATATCAGAGAATTTTATCTGCTTTGTTTTCCGCTTTTAAGGTTATGATAAACTATGATGAAGAAGAGGCTAAAAAAGCAAGAGAAATTCTTTCTGTAGAGCTTAATAGAAATTGCGGAGATGAAGCTTTAAAGATAAGTGCTATAGGACATGCTCACATTGACTTAGCTTGGCTTTGGCCCATAAGGGAAACCATAAGAAAGGGAGCCCGTACATTTTCAACAGTCTTGTCAAATATGGAGAGATATCCTGAATACGTATTCGGAGCAAGTCAGCCTCAGCTCTATGCATGGATTAAAGAACGATACCCTAAGCTTTATGATAAGATAAAGATGCGTATAGAAGAAGGACGCTGGGAAGCTCAAGGCGGTATGTGGGTTGAGCCTGATACAAATGTTTCAGGTGGAGAGGCTTTAGTTCGTCAAGTTCTTTATGGGAAGAAGTTTTTTAAAGAAGAATTTAATAAGGAAATGAAGATATTATGGCTTCCAGATGTATTTGGATATAGTGCTGCCCTTCCGCAAATTCTAAAAAAATCTGATATAGATTATTTTATGACAATAAAACTATCTTGGAACGAATACAACCAATTTCCGCATCACACTTTCATGTGGGAAGGGATAGATGGAAGCAGGATACTAGCACATATGCCTCCGGAAGGAACTTACAACAGCTCAGCTGCTCCAAGGGCTATAAAAGAAGCAGAGAGAAATTTTAAAGATAAGGGAGTTTCTGAGGACTGTTTAATGCTCTTTGGAATAGGAGATGGAGGCGGAGGGCCAGGAGAAGAACATCTTGAGAGGCTAAAACGAGAAAAGAACTTAAATGGATTAGTACCTCTTAAGCAAGAGCCCTCATTAGAGTTTTTCAAAAGGATTGAGAAAAACATATCAAATTACAAGGTCTGGTGGGGAGAATTATATTTGGAAAAACATCAGGGGACTTACACTACACAAGCTAAAAATAAAAAATTCAATAGAAGAATGGAATTTGCCCTTAGGGAATTGGAGTATGCATCTGTACTAGCACAAATAGAAGGTGTAAGGTTATATCCTCAGCTAGAAATCGAGGGTATATGGAAGGAAATACTGCTATACCAGTTCCATGATATATTGCCGGGATCATCCATAAAAAGAGTATATGATGAATCAATTGAAAGGTATGAATATTTGCTTAAGCTAACAGAAGAGCTAACCAAGGATACCTATAGAGCTTTACTTGAGAGTTCATGCCGCATAGATGAGGCCGCCTCTGATGCTTTGTTAACAAATAAAACCTCCAAAGAAGCTAAAGCTTTTGCAGTAATTAACTCGCTATCCTGGGATAGAGAAGAATGGATTAATATAAATGGAAACTGGATTAAGGCCAAAGTACCAGCTATGAGTGAAATATCTGTGATGTGCAGCAAATGCAATACTGATTCTTTTGGAGTTAGTTCAGAAAATAACTTTATAGAAAACAATTTACTGAAGGTAAGGTTTAACGAAGATGGCTCCCTCGAATCTGTATTTGATAAAGAATTTTCAAGAGAAGTTTTGGATACAAATTTTAAGGCAAATGTGCTTACTGTATATGAAGAGCCTTATGGAAATGCGTGGGATTTTTCACCAGCTTGCTATGATATACCTCAGGAGAGCTTTAAATTACAGTATTCTGAAAGTATGACTGATGGCCCAAAGGCAATTGTTAAACAAATTTATAAATATAATTTATCAACTGTTGAGCAGCAGATTATATTAACTGAAGGCAGCAGGAGAATTGATTTTTGCACAAAGGTTGACTGGCATGAGAGCAATAAAATGCTTAGAACCTCTTTTCCAATCAATGTATATACTAATGAGGTAAGTTGTGATATTCAGTTTGGAACTATAAAACGCTCTAATCACGACAACACAAGCTGGGATATGGCAAAGTATGAAATATGTGCTCATAAATATGTTGATTTATCTCAAAGAGATTATGGAGCTGCATTATTAAATGACTGCAAATATGGTCATAGAGTTAAAGAAAATATAATGGATTTAAATCTCTTAAGAAGTACTAATATGCCAGGTATTGAAGCAGATAAAGGGGCTCATGAATTTACTTATTCACTATATCCTCATAATGGCGATTGTATCAAAGGACAGGTTAATAGAAAAGCGTATGAATTGAATCTGCCATTAAAAACCATTGAATTTAGCTGTGATAGTTACATTACTGGCAGGAAGGAAGCCTTCATAAGAGTTGATAGTGAAAACATAATTGTTGAATCCATAAAAAAGGCAGAATATAGTGATGATATTATTGTAAGGCTGTATGAATGCAGTGGCAGCAGTGAAAAAGCAAAACTGAAGTTTGGATATAGAATTGAGAATGTACAGCTCGTTAATTTAATGGAGAAAGCTATAGAGAATGATGTATTTAATAGAGTAAGTAATGAATTATCATTCAAGCCCTTCGAAATTTTAACGCTAAAGGTAAGCTGTCCACAAAAATAA
- a CDS encoding FadR/GntR family transcriptional regulator: MSTIKRLPLQSEIIEFIKQYIEKNNLKNGDRLPSQSELIEILGVSRSSIREAIKTLEAKNVLEVANGKGVFVKDGSSNTISAEIEFGKEKESILELLEARRILEKEIIHLVIQNATEEELDGIEKILKVLMEKYHRGVKQNVEDRQFHMAIYNSCHNRIMIQLIDSIDGLLNKLWEFPLGMKDPFTDTIPLHEDLFINIRKRNVKKAQAINDKIISMIYRDVKSAN; the protein is encoded by the coding sequence ATGAGCACAATTAAAAGATTGCCATTACAATCAGAGATAATTGAATTTATAAAGCAATATATTGAAAAAAATAATTTAAAGAATGGGGATAGACTTCCTTCTCAGTCGGAATTAATTGAGATTTTGGGAGTTAGCAGATCTTCAATTAGAGAGGCTATTAAAACTTTAGAAGCAAAAAATGTTTTGGAAGTTGCTAATGGTAAGGGCGTTTTTGTGAAGGATGGATCCTCAAATACTATATCTGCCGAAATAGAGTTTGGAAAAGAGAAAGAATCCATATTAGAGCTCTTAGAGGCCAGAAGAATACTAGAAAAGGAAATAATACATCTAGTTATTCAAAATGCTACAGAAGAAGAGTTGGATGGAATTGAGAAAATCTTGAAAGTATTAATGGAGAAATACCATAGAGGCGTAAAACAAAACGTTGAAGATAGGCAGTTCCATATGGCTATATATAACAGCTGCCACAATAGAATAATGATTCAGTTAATAGATTCCATAGATGGACTTCTAAACAAGCTGTGGGAGTTCCCTTTAGGAATGAAGGATCCTTTTACAGATACTATACCATTACACGAAGATTTATTTATAAATATAAGAAAAAGAAATGTTAAAAAAGCACAAGCAATTAATGATAAAATTATCAGTATGATATATAGAGATGTTAAGTCAGCTAATTAG
- a CDS encoding alpha-mannosidase translates to MVFEIERIERIVKDLKMAIYPDLEPIPRYKVCEGKFAGGEHKEFKDENWNDYITGSLWGGYDKHQWFRTTVKIPGRFEGKSVVFRITTGREGLWDATNPQFLFYVDGKLIQGLDVNHREVLLSECAETGKEYSIAFLGYSGLIDSKIAIHTAMVVLDRRIEDIYYNLNVPLSVAKLLENNDDNKDRILIKLGKAIDMLDLRKLYSCEFYKSVEAANSYLQREFYSNINYNSPVVTAIGHTHIDIAWLWTISQTKEKAVRSFSTVLNLMKQYTEYKFMSSQPQLYEYIKENEPQLYEEIKKKVKEKAWEIDGAMWLEADCNIPSGESLIRQIILGHKFFKDEFGIESKSLWLPDVFGYSAALPQILLKSGIKYFMTTKLDWNQFNTIPNDTFMWRGIDGSEVFTHLVTTSDYKKQGEAVTFSESKNKTTYTGIINANQTMGTWKRYQNKDISEETLMLFGYGDGGGGPTKEMLENARRLKYGIPGCPRVEIGFETEFFDRLYEKTIAKEEIPTWVGELYLEYHRGTYTSMGKNKRYNRKTEVLYEDAEMLSTLNMMLGEAYPEKELKKGWKKVLINQFHDIIPGSSIKQVYDESHEQYEEAIELGQELIDSSLRKIASKINLNEKSVVVFNTLSYDRDDIVEVIIKEGTKVQGLQDLDGKNVDIQIIDNGKKFVFFAEKVPSKGYKAYSIITETPMVSNQTMSLDREFENKCFKVSFDENYNITSLYDKKNNREIIKSNKKANVLQAFEDRPMNWENWDIDIFYKRKMWEVNDISHVELIEKGPVRYCISIKRKFCDSVIDQYIYFYNNIPRVDFKNSVDWKEKNILLKAAFPVDINSSKATYEIQYGNIERSVHNNTSWDLAQFEVCAHKWADLSEGAYGVSLLNDCKYGYDIKNDTMRLTLIKAGTYPNPDADLGMHEFTYSIYPHKNTWKEASTQEMAYNLNVPMHAVIEDSHEGVLQNNMSLLKVNKNNCIAEVVKKAETGDAVIVRLYEYKNMREKIEVSFCSEIESVYECDLLENPIGVIESDINKISFEIKPYEIKTFLAKFK, encoded by the coding sequence ATGGTGTTTGAGATTGAAAGAATCGAAAGAATAGTAAAGGACTTAAAAATGGCAATCTACCCAGACTTAGAACCAATTCCAAGGTATAAGGTTTGTGAAGGAAAATTTGCAGGCGGAGAACATAAAGAATTTAAGGATGAGAATTGGAATGATTATATAACTGGAAGCTTGTGGGGTGGGTATGACAAGCATCAATGGTTTAGAACTACTGTTAAGATACCTGGGAGATTTGAAGGGAAAAGTGTAGTATTTAGAATTACTACAGGACGTGAAGGTCTCTGGGATGCAACAAACCCACAATTTCTTTTCTATGTTGATGGGAAGCTTATTCAAGGTCTCGACGTAAATCACCGTGAAGTATTATTAAGTGAATGCGCAGAGACAGGTAAAGAGTATTCAATAGCATTCTTAGGCTACAGTGGTCTTATTGATAGCAAAATAGCTATACACACAGCTATGGTTGTATTAGATCGAAGAATAGAAGATATTTACTATAATTTAAATGTTCCTTTATCAGTAGCTAAGCTGCTTGAAAACAATGATGATAATAAGGATCGCATCTTAATTAAGCTTGGAAAAGCCATAGATATGCTTGATCTTAGGAAGCTTTATTCTTGCGAGTTTTATAAGTCTGTAGAGGCAGCAAATAGTTATCTGCAAAGGGAATTCTATTCTAATATTAACTATAACAGTCCTGTTGTAACAGCAATAGGGCACACACATATAGATATTGCTTGGCTGTGGACAATTAGCCAAACAAAAGAAAAAGCTGTAAGAAGCTTTTCGACGGTTTTAAACCTTATGAAGCAGTACACAGAATATAAGTTTATGTCTAGCCAGCCTCAACTATACGAGTACATAAAAGAAAATGAACCACAGCTATATGAAGAAATCAAAAAGAAGGTTAAAGAAAAAGCTTGGGAGATAGATGGAGCAATGTGGCTAGAGGCAGACTGTAACATACCGTCTGGAGAGTCACTTATAAGACAAATAATATTAGGGCATAAATTTTTTAAGGATGAGTTTGGAATAGAGAGCAAGTCACTTTGGCTTCCAGATGTGTTTGGTTATAGCGCAGCGCTTCCTCAGATACTTCTAAAAAGTGGAATTAAGTATTTCATGACTACGAAGCTGGATTGGAATCAATTTAATACCATTCCTAATGATACCTTCATGTGGCGTGGAATAGATGGGAGTGAAGTGTTTACTCATTTAGTTACAACTAGCGATTATAAAAAACAAGGTGAAGCTGTAACCTTCAGTGAATCAAAAAATAAGACAACCTACACAGGCATAATTAATGCAAACCAGACTATGGGAACATGGAAAAGGTATCAAAACAAAGATATATCTGAAGAAACTCTAATGCTCTTTGGTTATGGAGATGGGGGCGGCGGACCTACAAAGGAAATGCTTGAAAATGCCAGAAGATTGAAATACGGTATTCCGGGATGTCCAAGAGTAGAAATAGGCTTTGAAACAGAGTTTTTTGACAGACTGTATGAAAAAACAATAGCAAAGGAAGAAATTCCAACTTGGGTGGGCGAGCTATACCTGGAGTATCATAGGGGAACTTATACCTCTATGGGTAAGAACAAAAGATACAATAGGAAAACTGAAGTTTTGTATGAGGATGCTGAAATGCTATCAACCTTAAACATGATGTTAGGAGAAGCTTATCCAGAGAAAGAACTTAAAAAGGGATGGAAGAAAGTTCTTATAAATCAATTTCACGATATTATACCGGGTTCATCAATAAAGCAGGTCTATGATGAATCTCATGAGCAGTATGAAGAAGCTATAGAACTGGGACAAGAATTAATTGATAGTTCTTTGAGAAAAATTGCTTCAAAGATTAACTTAAATGAGAAGTCTGTTGTTGTGTTTAATACTTTATCCTATGACAGAGATGATATTGTAGAAGTTATTATAAAAGAAGGAACAAAGGTTCAAGGGCTTCAGGATTTAGATGGAAAAAATGTTGATATACAGATAATAGATAATGGCAAGAAGTTTGTATTCTTTGCAGAAAAAGTTCCTTCTAAGGGCTATAAGGCATATAGCATAATAACTGAAACTCCGATGGTTTCTAACCAGACTATGAGCTTAGACAGAGAGTTTGAAAACAAATGTTTTAAAGTAAGTTTTGATGAAAACTATAATATTACATCTTTATATGATAAAAAAAATAACAGAGAAATAATTAAAAGTAATAAAAAAGCTAACGTGCTTCAAGCTTTTGAAGACAGACCAATGAACTGGGAGAATTGGGATATAGATATATTCTACAAGAGGAAGATGTGGGAAGTAAATGATATAAGTCATGTAGAGTTAATTGAGAAGGGACCTGTAAGATACTGTATTAGCATTAAACGAAAATTCTGCGATTCTGTTATAGACCAATATATTTATTTCTATAACAATATACCTCGTGTAGATTTTAAAAATAGCGTGGATTGGAAGGAAAAAAATATACTCCTTAAAGCAGCTTTTCCAGTTGATATAAACTCAAGCAAGGCAACCTATGAAATACAATATGGAAATATAGAAAGATCAGTACATAATAATACAAGCTGGGATTTAGCTCAATTTGAAGTATGTGCGCATAAATGGGCTGATTTATCTGAAGGTGCTTATGGTGTAAGTTTATTGAACGATTGTAAGTATGGCTATGACATTAAGAACGATACTATGAGGCTTACATTAATAAAAGCAGGTACCTATCCAAATCCTGATGCAGATTTAGGAATGCATGAGTTTACTTATTCAATATATCCACATAAAAACACTTGGAAAGAAGCAAGTACTCAAGAGATGGCTTATAACCTTAACGTACCAATGCATGCAGTAATTGAAGATTCTCATGAAGGAGTGCTGCAAAACAATATGTCTCTATTAAAAGTTAATAAGAATAATTGTATTGCTGAGGTAGTTAAGAAAGCTGAAACCGGTGACGCAGTAATAGTAAGACTTTATGAATATAAAAACATGAGGGAAAAGATAGAAGTAAGTTTTTGCAGTGAGATAGAAAGTGTTTATGAATGTGATTTATTAGAGAATCCAATTGGTGTTATTGAAAGTGATATTAATAAAATTAGCTTTGAGATAAAGCCATATGAGATTAAAACGTTCTTAGCTAAATTTAAATAA
- a CDS encoding M42 family metallopeptidase gives MLLKELTQAFGVSGFEKEIAKIVIDNVKDYVDELTVDAIGNVIALKKGTGDEKKKIMVSSHMDEIGFAVLGVTDKGFVKIKKVGGISAQVSFMNRVQFKNGALGTISSFEKMDKVGAADINKLYVDICAISKEDALKYVSIGEPASYIGEYKELNNNCVTAKALDDRIGCYILIEALKKATNPYHDIYFVFSVQEEVGLIGATVAAERINPDLGIAVDITGSFDVPTDTDGNAVFGGGAAVKVLDNSVICDEELVEVMIKCAEENKIKYQLDALAGGGTDAGAINKSNCGVKALGISIPTRYGHSPNGIVNMDDVNACIDLLWRFTESTFKFETVKKYI, from the coding sequence ATGCTATTAAAAGAATTGACTCAAGCATTTGGTGTTAGCGGTTTTGAAAAAGAGATTGCTAAGATCGTTATAGACAATGTAAAGGATTATGTTGATGAACTTACGGTTGATGCTATTGGAAATGTCATAGCATTAAAGAAAGGTACCGGAGACGAAAAGAAAAAAATAATGGTTTCAAGTCATATGGATGAGATAGGCTTTGCAGTGCTTGGAGTAACTGACAAGGGCTTTGTAAAAATTAAGAAGGTTGGAGGAATATCAGCACAGGTATCATTCATGAATAGAGTGCAGTTCAAAAATGGGGCACTTGGAACAATAAGTTCTTTCGAGAAGATGGACAAGGTAGGAGCAGCAGATATAAATAAGCTTTATGTTGATATATGTGCAATTTCGAAAGAGGATGCATTAAAGTATGTTTCCATTGGTGAGCCTGCTTCCTACATAGGAGAATATAAAGAACTTAATAATAATTGTGTTACAGCAAAGGCTTTAGACGATAGAATAGGCTGCTATATATTAATCGAGGCGCTTAAGAAAGCAACTAATCCATATCATGATATTTATTTTGTATTTTCAGTACAAGAAGAAGTAGGTCTAATTGGCGCTACTGTAGCTGCTGAAAGAATAAATCCTGATTTAGGAATAGCAGTCGATATAACAGGTTCCTTTGATGTACCAACAGATACTGATGGAAATGCAGTATTTGGAGGGGGAGCAGCTGTTAAGGTGCTGGATAATTCAGTTATATGTGATGAGGAACTAGTTGAAGTTATGATTAAATGTGCTGAAGAAAACAAAATAAAATATCAACTGGATGCTCTTGCAGGTGGAGGTACCGATGCTGGCGCTATAAATAAATCCAATTGTGGAGTAAAAGCGTTAGGCATATCTATACCAACAAGATATGGACACAGTCCTAATGGAATAGTAAATATGGATGATGTAAATGCTTGTATTGATTTACTTTGGAGGTTTACAGAAAGCACATTTAAGTTTGAGACTGTAAAGAAATATATATAA